The following coding sequences lie in one Fimbriiglobus ruber genomic window:
- a CDS encoding pseudouridine synthase — translation MERLNKYLAHAGVGSRRHCDSLIAAGRVKINGVRVTDLGMKVDPDAQKVFVDDEPVRVEKPVYWVVHKPPGYLCTNHDPSGRPLAMHLIPHVEQRVYTVGRLDEASEGMLLMTNDGELAQTLMHPRYGVEKTYLVLVAGKPTKDDLQRLLDGVWLSDGKVRAKSVRRMKPQGDSTWIRVVLCEGKNREIRRMLAKLGHKVLRLKRVAIGPVLLDKLPKGKARKLSLPELTELKKSAVSAERRVEKVAGEARQNSDEAESQPATKPVPPRHPAPGAPAGRREFVPNPNSGGKPSSAGPRVYVPKPAAKKSPLARPGPGRPGPGRPAGSRPVGGRPPGKKPFGRPPGRGGPGK, via the coding sequence ATGGAACGTCTCAATAAATACTTGGCCCACGCGGGCGTCGGGTCGCGCCGCCACTGTGATTCGCTGATCGCGGCCGGGCGCGTCAAAATCAACGGCGTGCGCGTCACCGACCTCGGCATGAAGGTCGACCCCGACGCGCAAAAAGTGTTCGTGGACGACGAGCCCGTCCGCGTCGAGAAGCCGGTCTACTGGGTGGTCCACAAACCGCCCGGGTATCTGTGTACCAACCACGACCCCTCCGGTCGGCCGTTGGCCATGCACCTCATCCCGCACGTCGAACAGCGCGTCTACACCGTCGGGCGGTTGGACGAGGCGAGCGAGGGGATGTTACTGATGACGAACGACGGCGAACTTGCTCAAACGCTGATGCACCCGCGGTACGGTGTCGAGAAAACGTACCTCGTACTCGTGGCCGGCAAGCCGACCAAGGACGACCTCCAGCGACTACTCGACGGCGTCTGGCTGAGCGACGGGAAAGTCCGCGCGAAGTCGGTCCGGCGGATGAAGCCGCAGGGCGACAGCACCTGGATTCGGGTTGTTCTCTGCGAGGGGAAGAACCGGGAAATCCGGCGGATGCTCGCCAAACTCGGGCACAAGGTCTTGCGGCTGAAGCGCGTCGCCATCGGCCCGGTGTTACTCGACAAACTCCCGAAGGGGAAAGCCCGCAAGTTGAGTCTGCCCGAACTCACCGAGCTGAAAAAGTCCGCGGTTTCGGCCGAACGCCGGGTCGAGAAAGTGGCGGGCGAGGCCCGGCAAAATTCCGACGAGGCCGAGAGTCAGCCGGCGACAAAGCCCGTTCCTCCCAGGCATCCCGCTCCCGGGGCACCAGCCGGACGCCGGGAATTTGTGCCGAACCCCAACTCCGGCGGCAAACCGTCATCGGCCGGACCGCGGGTGTACGTACCCAAGCCCGCCGCGAAGAAATCGCCACTCGCGCGGCCCGGCCCCGGTAGGCCCGGCCCCGGTAGGCCGGCAGGCAGTCGGCCCGTCGGTGGACGCCCACCCGGAAAGAAGCCGTTCGGCCGTCCGCCGGGTCGGGGTGGCCCGGGTAAATAA